Proteins encoded by one window of Chondromyces crocatus:
- a CDS encoding HmuY family protein, which translates to MKNNKQRWMLVAALGLACPACTESVGDGGGGSGGTPTTPTGEGKELVVEVPATGHAYVRLEGPEVVEGGAGQSDWDLSFSGYDVYTNSGPSGSANAGAFGPLGPEVFDSGEIPSDIPFMIADKLGGAFLGWYLYDGNTHRLWSRYHVHAIKDGGRLWKVQLLGYYGEAQGAPVSALVQLRYAEVTASGVEPTMTVADLNAYAGGAGGPIDAPSECLDLATGTRLEKTPAQASSSSDWHLCFRRETVLVNGELSGPRGTGAIDLNAAETDAEKLEQIQARTPATEQARFDAVDHAALTAPALDYRGDRIISAFSQYWLDRDGELPTPEDGSWVVRAAASETRYIVRFDRFEGATADSPGRVVLRVRREGAEP; encoded by the coding sequence ATGAAGAACAACAAGCAGCGGTGGATGCTCGTCGCGGCGCTGGGTCTCGCCTGTCCGGCGTGCACCGAGTCGGTCGGCGACGGGGGCGGCGGGAGCGGCGGGACGCCGACGACCCCGACGGGTGAAGGCAAGGAGCTGGTGGTGGAGGTGCCCGCCACGGGGCACGCCTACGTGCGCCTGGAGGGACCCGAGGTGGTGGAGGGAGGTGCAGGTCAGTCCGACTGGGACCTCTCCTTCTCGGGCTACGACGTCTACACGAACAGCGGCCCCTCGGGCTCCGCGAACGCCGGCGCCTTCGGACCCCTCGGGCCCGAGGTCTTCGACAGCGGCGAGATCCCCTCGGACATCCCCTTCATGATCGCCGACAAGCTCGGGGGAGCTTTCCTCGGCTGGTACCTTTACGACGGCAACACCCACCGCCTGTGGAGTCGCTACCACGTCCACGCCATCAAGGACGGGGGTCGCCTGTGGAAGGTGCAGCTCCTCGGGTACTACGGTGAGGCCCAGGGGGCGCCCGTGAGCGCGCTCGTCCAGCTTCGTTACGCCGAGGTCACGGCGTCGGGCGTCGAGCCCACGATGACCGTCGCCGATCTCAACGCCTATGCCGGTGGCGCCGGAGGCCCCATCGACGCACCGAGCGAGTGCCTCGATCTCGCCACCGGGACGCGCCTGGAGAAGACTCCCGCCCAGGCGAGCAGCAGCTCCGACTGGCACCTCTGCTTCCGCCGCGAGACGGTGCTCGTGAACGGCGAGCTGAGTGGCCCGCGTGGCACTGGGGCCATCGACCTCAACGCCGCCGAGACCGACGCGGAGAAGCTCGAGCAGATCCAGGCCCGCACGCCCGCCACCGAGCAGGCCCGCTTCGACGCCGTCGATCACGCCGCCCTGACCGCGCCCGCGCTCGACTACCGCGGTGACCGCATCATCAGCGCGTTCTCGCAGTACTGGCTCGATCGCGATGGTGAGCTGCCGACGCCCGAAGACGGCTCGTGGGTGGTGCGCGCCGCGGCCAGCGAGACCCGGTACATCGTGCGCTTCGACCGCTTCGAGGGCGCCACGGCAGACTCCCCCGGCCGCGTCGTCCTGCGCGTCCGCCGCGAAGGGGCCGAGCCGTGA
- a CDS encoding hemin-degrading factor: MTAAASEPIPSLQQRWADYRREHPRAWPRDAAAALGVSEAELLATRCGDGVTRLEGDMTVLLLRLPSLGDVKTITRNETAVIERRGRFERVEISGRMGQVVGEEIDLRLFLDHWAACFAVRDESPRGVRRSLQFFDRQGDSIHKVYLEEDDRLPAYEALIKAYQSADQEPVFRPQGATPSATPKPDDAIDVVAFRDAWDGLTDVHGFHGLLRSFGVTRTQALRLAGAERARRVPPSYLTHVLGSAAERALPIMIFVGSRGAIQIHTGPVHRVEPLGAWLNVLDPRFNLHVRTERIAEAWIVRKPTEDGPVTSLELFDAAGETVAFLFGKRKPGQTESALWRDLLSELPEASP; encoded by the coding sequence GTGACCGCCGCCGCGTCCGAGCCGATCCCGAGCCTCCAGCAGCGATGGGCCGACTACCGCCGCGAGCACCCCCGCGCATGGCCGCGTGATGCCGCTGCAGCGCTCGGCGTCAGCGAAGCGGAGCTTCTGGCCACCCGCTGCGGCGACGGCGTCACGCGCCTCGAAGGCGACATGACCGTGCTGCTCCTCCGTCTCCCGTCTCTCGGTGACGTGAAGACCATCACCCGCAACGAGACGGCAGTCATCGAGCGCCGCGGCCGTTTCGAGCGCGTCGAGATCTCGGGCCGCATGGGCCAGGTCGTCGGCGAAGAGATCGACCTTCGCCTCTTCCTCGACCACTGGGCCGCCTGCTTCGCCGTCCGCGACGAGAGCCCCCGTGGCGTCCGCCGCAGCCTCCAGTTCTTCGATCGACAGGGAGACTCGATTCACAAGGTCTACCTCGAAGAAGACGACCGCCTTCCTGCGTACGAGGCGCTGATCAAGGCGTACCAGAGCGCCGATCAAGAGCCCGTGTTCCGGCCCCAAGGCGCCACCCCGAGCGCCACGCCGAAGCCCGACGATGCCATCGACGTCGTCGCCTTCCGTGACGCCTGGGATGGCCTCACCGACGTCCACGGATTCCACGGGCTGCTCCGCAGCTTCGGTGTCACCCGCACCCAGGCCCTCCGCCTGGCGGGCGCCGAGCGTGCCCGCCGCGTCCCGCCCTCGTACCTCACCCATGTCCTCGGGAGCGCCGCCGAGCGCGCCCTCCCGATCATGATCTTCGTCGGCAGCCGTGGCGCCATCCAGATCCACACGGGCCCCGTCCATCGTGTCGAGCCCCTCGGCGCCTGGCTCAACGTGCTCGATCCTCGCTTCAACTTGCACGTGCGCACCGAGCGCATCGCCGAGGCGTGGATCGTCCGCAAGCCCACCGAGGATGGCCCCGTCACCTCCCTGGAGCTGTTCGACGCGGCCGGCGAGACCGTCGCGTTCCTCTTCGGCAAGCGCAAACCAGGGCAGACCGAGTCGGCGCTGTGGCGCGATCTGCTGAGCGAGCTCCCCGAGGCCAGCCCGTGA